A region of the Phaseolus vulgaris cultivar G19833 chromosome 11, P. vulgaris v2.0, whole genome shotgun sequence genome:
TAGTCCTACTGCTTCAGAAGCTCAAATTGGCCAATACATTTCATCCTATTTTGCTACATGGTTCAAACAATATGTATGTTTTTAATTTGccttttatacaaattttactTTTAGATAGACATTGTGTAATTTATAATCTTTTGTTTAGGTTCTAAATCcagaaaataatattgaagatcCATTATTGGTTAACTTAGCATGGGGTCCTAAGAGAAAAGTTCAATCATGGTCTATCTATGTTATCAATGGATACAAATTTCACACTGTTCTTTGGAGTGAAGGCATGAATTCCACTAACTATGGTGTTTATGTACGAGGAACCAATGGTCAATCAGAGTCAGATTTTTATGGAATATTGTCTAATATTATTCAATTGGAGTATACTGGCTTTCCAATAATGAATGTAGTTCTCTTCCAGTGTGAATGGTTTGATAATACTCCTAATATAGGAACCAAAGTAGATAAGAACTATGGGATCGTTCAAGTAAAAGAATCACGGAGATATAATAAAGCATATGATCCATTCATATTTGCCCAACAGGCAGAGCAAGTTTATTACACCAAATATCCAGAGGGACACCAAGGTTGGTTGGgagtaattaaaacaaaagctcGTATTAGAATCATTGATAACACAGTAAGTGAAGTTGAGCATGACACTCCATACCAAGATGATGAGCTTCTACAACTTGAAGTAGTGCTACATGTTGATCCAGAATTCATTCATGATTCTCTTGCTGATGTTGATGGGGGGGGAGGGGGGGGGAGAGAAGAAATAGATATACAATTACTAAATGAAACAAACATAGATGAACAATACGAGGAGGAATACATTTCAAGTGAGGATAACATTGAGAGTGATTTCAGTGACACAGATACCTCTTCGGTAATTCATGCATTAAAATTGATTGTATACCTTGTCCAAATTAtgtttaacattaattttattgtgGTTTCCCATAATTGTAGTGAATAACAGGGAAGATAACTGACATATTTGGTTGACATATTTGGTTGTAGAAAACACAATCAGGTTTGAGTCTTTTGATCATGATTACTTTATTTGTttattcaaaattgattgatccactttgattattgtattaattacaTCTCACATATGTAATATTCTTTACTTGCAGATGACACCAAGGGGTAGAGGTGGTGGTCGTAGACCACCTAATCGTGGTGGTCGAGGTGTTCGTGTTGATGATATATCTTTACCCAATACCAACATTCCCCCTTCGTTTGTTCTTCCAACAACTATGGAGTCTACACATCCTATTTATGAAGGAGCCGCCCCACTTCCTACACTTCACGGACAAGATATTGAACATCATGTAGGAGAATCAAATCCTACTACCTTTTCTACAGAGCCAACTATGAATCAACCTTCACCAATACAAGACTCTCTTACACCTGACAATGAGTCTGGCAATGTAGTTGATCAAAGACCCTGGCTTCATGCAGAAAGAGGAGAGTAAGTATATTTTAATCTAATTGTAATTCGTAAATATGATctaattttcatatattattttgaCAATATGTTTTGAACATAGTTTTTCACCTGCAAATGGACCTTCCAATGTAATCTCACGAATCATCAAGCAAAAATATGATGAACCCAGTCCCACTTGCAAGAAGGTTCGTCTTGAGCTTAGAGATAGATGGTTTGGAGAGTTCAAGGTAATTTGAGTTATGATTacatttaaaatgatattttatttttctacaatgtttttcttctaatttattttacatgCAGAAAGAGTATAGGTGGGATATGGAACAAGACCAACTCATTAGATCCATTTTTGATACAAAAGCCTCCCGTATCTTTAAAAATGCTATGAGTAAAGTTAGGCATGGTCAAGATAAGGGGACCTGGATTCCACAACTTGTTCGAGCAACCTTGGACCAGCATTGGAGTTCTACAGAATTCCAGAACAAGAGTATTATTGCCAAGGCGAATCGGGTTGTTGAGAAGGGAGCCTCAGCCTACTGTGGTGGTTCCATATC
Encoded here:
- the LOC137807815 gene encoding uncharacterized protein; this encodes MTPRGRGGGRRPPNRGGRGVRVDDISLPNTNIPPSFVLPTTMESTHPIYEGAAPLPTLHGQDIEHHVGESNPTTFSTEPTMNQPSPIQDSLTPDNESGNVVDQRPWLHAERGDFSPANGPSNVISRIIKQKYDEPSPTCKKVRLELRDRWFGEFKKEYRWDMEQDQLIRSIFDTKASRIFKNAMSKVRHGQDKGTWIPQLVRATLDQHWSSTEFQNKSIIAKANRVVEKGASAYCGGSISTAAHFEKMEKYKKRREEAQQQQMLESASSQNSHVASIDDNEIYIDVVGSGNKKGNVYGLGVLSKRFNSSTSPHSAASQAPVVHQIEEMREIIQKLNDELMTKRVKEGTLEEKMEVLMKTHEEQSERMRKQDEKMQLILQHIQMNNPASGSLDPTTSGHHKGDQSRDVSSE
- the LOC137807809 gene encoding uncharacterized protein, which gives rise to MTYYLNQKDFDVAQLYVLQNCEEVQPYFDIYVEYLREISPTASEAQIGQYISSYFATWFKQYVLNPENNIEDPLLVNLAWGPKRKVQSWSIYVINGYKFHTVLWSEGMNSTNYGVYVRGTNGQSESDFYGILSNIIQLEYTGFPIMNVVLFQCEWFDNTPNIGTKVDKNYGIVQVKESRRYNKAYDPFIFAQQAEQVYYTKYPEGHQGWLGVIKTKARIRIIDNTVSEVEHDTPYQDDELLQLEVVLHVDPEFIHDSLADVDGGGGGGREEIDIQLLNETNIDEQYEEEYISSEDNIESDFSDTDTSSKTQSGLSLLIMITLFVYSKLIDPL